A window from Gemmatimonadaceae bacterium encodes these proteins:
- a CDS encoding class I SAM-dependent methyltransferase: MIDRERSMAGDASAKEWDAGAYHAVSDPQFAWGLRVLGRVSLTGDEQALDAGCGSGRLTKELAARIPAGHLVGCDLSENMTRAARQTLGGTRVASVACADLSLLPFREAFDLIFSTATFHWIRDHDRLFSELRQALRAGGRLEAQCGGGPNLALIHARADALAAVAAFRPHFTGWREPWHFAAPKETVARLRRAGFRKAHCWLEHAPTRFPDAKRFRAFVEAVVLRPYLAKLSKADLRTRFVETLVDKASEDDPPFTLDYWRLNMSATTK, from the coding sequence ATGATTGATCGGGAGCGCTCGATGGCCGGCGACGCGTCAGCGAAAGAGTGGGATGCCGGGGCGTATCACGCCGTCTCCGATCCGCAATTCGCCTGGGGACTTCGCGTTCTCGGGCGCGTCTCACTCACTGGCGATGAGCAAGCCCTCGACGCCGGATGCGGCTCGGGCCGGCTGACGAAAGAGCTGGCGGCGAGAATTCCGGCAGGACACCTGGTAGGCTGCGATCTGTCGGAAAACATGACGCGTGCGGCCAGACAGACGTTAGGCGGCACGCGCGTCGCGTCCGTTGCTTGCGCGGATCTCTCGCTACTGCCATTTCGCGAGGCCTTCGATCTCATCTTCAGCACCGCGACCTTCCATTGGATCAGGGATCACGACCGCTTGTTCTCCGAGTTGAGGCAAGCGCTGCGCGCTGGCGGTCGACTGGAGGCCCAATGCGGTGGCGGGCCGAATCTCGCGCTTATCCACGCCCGAGCCGACGCGCTTGCCGCCGTGGCTGCCTTTCGACCCCACTTCACGGGCTGGCGGGAGCCTTGGCACTTCGCCGCGCCGAAAGAGACCGTAGCGCGTCTCCGGCGCGCCGGATTCCGCAAGGCGCATTGCTGGCTGGAGCATGCACCAACGAGATTTCCAGACGCCAAGCGTTTTCGGGCCTTCGTCGAGGCGGTCGTGTTGCGGCCCTATCTCGCGAAGCTGTCGAAAGCTGATCTGCGAACACGATTTGTAGAGACGCTGGTCGACAAGGCGAGTGAGGATGATCCTCCATTCACGCTCGACTATTGGCGGCTGAACATGAGTGCCACAACCAAGTGA
- a CDS encoding M20/M25/M40 family metallo-hydrolase yields MSKSSFLVCAAALAIMPSSRARAQQNLIGYTAVSAAHERQVEADAIQRPNPVSAAGHSRALSREVHVAGTAAQARTRDYVIAQMKSWGLETEVRSYDIWMPHATDVRVWRVAPDTLRLNLSEPAVPNDPASSLPQYPTVNGYSGQGDVTGDVVYVNYGLIEDYAQLDSLGVSVRGKIAIARYGRSFRGIKAREAERHGAVALIIYSDPQDDGFVRGDVHPEGPMRPSAGVQRGSVLNTDGDPSTPSYPSTHNAKRLPESDMEIPHIPVVPMSYGNAAELLRSVRGRNVPQTWQGGLPFRYHVGPGPVRARVVVHDDRASHALKPIYDTFGIIRGTEYPDELVIVGGHRDAWGPGTADNVSGTVSVLEAARAVAEQVKQGMRPKRTIVFATWDAEEWGLIGSVEYVEDDSLRLTKNAVAYFNQDVAAQGPRFNGGGSPSLRATIRAIASVVPDPDGHGSVYSEWRRATAVADSLEPAMGDPGGGSDFAPFYNHLGIPIGEWGFGGAGGVYHSQYDDYNWMSRFGDPGFLYHAAAARIAAGMVLRIANADVLPYDYAEFARTMRTYLTSIDRDFSARRWDAASPTGPLRASIDRMEEMAIGFATSRDAALAAGTASQGPLEETNRALMRVERALTRPEGLRGRSWFRNLIYVADEDNGYANMSLPTIREAIRRGDSTLAKREITDLAARFDEATRALGDARRAISAASSNGQQERRPPR; encoded by the coding sequence ATGAGCAAGTCATCATTCCTCGTTTGTGCGGCCGCCCTGGCCATCATGCCGAGCTCTCGCGCCAGAGCGCAACAGAATCTGATCGGGTACACGGCCGTCAGCGCCGCGCACGAACGTCAAGTCGAGGCCGATGCGATCCAGCGACCAAATCCCGTGAGCGCCGCGGGACATTCTCGCGCACTATCGCGAGAAGTGCACGTCGCGGGAACCGCGGCGCAGGCGCGCACGCGCGACTACGTCATCGCGCAGATGAAGTCCTGGGGCCTCGAAACGGAGGTCCGGAGCTACGACATCTGGATGCCACATGCCACGGACGTTCGCGTGTGGCGCGTCGCTCCCGATACGCTCCGGCTCAATCTGAGCGAGCCGGCCGTGCCTAACGATCCGGCGTCATCGTTGCCACAATACCCAACGGTGAACGGCTACAGCGGTCAAGGCGACGTCACGGGCGACGTCGTTTACGTGAACTACGGCCTGATCGAAGACTATGCGCAGCTCGATTCGCTCGGTGTCTCGGTGCGCGGCAAGATTGCGATCGCTCGCTACGGCCGATCGTTCCGTGGCATCAAGGCGCGTGAGGCCGAACGTCATGGCGCCGTCGCTCTGATCATTTATAGCGATCCGCAAGATGACGGCTTTGTTCGGGGCGACGTGCATCCCGAAGGGCCGATGCGGCCGTCGGCTGGCGTGCAGCGAGGCAGCGTGTTGAATACCGACGGCGATCCCTCCACGCCCTCCTACCCGAGCACTCACAATGCAAAGCGGCTCCCTGAGTCCGACATGGAGATTCCGCACATTCCCGTTGTGCCGATGAGTTACGGCAACGCAGCCGAGCTGCTGCGGAGTGTGCGCGGACGGAACGTGCCGCAGACCTGGCAAGGCGGACTGCCGTTTCGCTATCACGTGGGTCCAGGCCCCGTAAGGGCGAGAGTCGTCGTGCACGACGACCGCGCGTCGCATGCGCTCAAGCCGATCTACGACACATTTGGAATCATCCGCGGCACTGAGTACCCCGACGAGCTCGTGATTGTCGGCGGCCATCGCGATGCGTGGGGCCCAGGCACTGCCGATAATGTCAGCGGCACCGTGAGCGTGCTCGAAGCGGCGCGCGCCGTCGCCGAACAGGTCAAACAGGGCATGCGGCCAAAGCGCACGATCGTGTTCGCGACGTGGGATGCCGAAGAATGGGGCCTGATTGGCTCCGTGGAGTATGTCGAAGACGATTCGCTCCGCCTAACGAAGAACGCCGTCGCTTATTTCAATCAGGATGTTGCGGCACAGGGTCCGCGCTTCAACGGCGGCGGCTCACCCTCGCTACGCGCAACGATTCGCGCGATCGCCAGCGTGGTGCCTGATCCAGATGGTCATGGAAGTGTGTATTCGGAATGGCGCCGCGCGACCGCTGTGGCCGATTCGCTCGAGCCGGCGATGGGTGACCCAGGTGGCGGATCGGACTTCGCGCCATTCTATAACCACCTGGGGATTCCGATTGGCGAGTGGGGATTCGGTGGCGCTGGCGGCGTGTATCACTCGCAGTACGACGATTACAACTGGATGTCCAGGTTCGGCGATCCTGGATTTCTCTATCATGCCGCAGCCGCCCGCATCGCCGCGGGAATGGTGCTCCGCATCGCCAACGCAGATGTGCTGCCTTACGACTACGCCGAGTTCGCGCGCACCATGCGCACCTATCTGACGTCGATCGATCGCGACTTCTCGGCGCGCCGATGGGATGCTGCGTCGCCAACCGGTCCCCTTCGCGCCTCCATCGACCGGATGGAAGAGATGGCGATTGGATTCGCGACATCGCGCGATGCCGCCCTGGCAGCGGGAACCGCTTCGCAGGGCCCGCTGGAAGAGACCAATCGCGCATTGATGCGCGTTGAGCGCGCACTGACGCGGCCGGAAGGACTGCGTGGCCGCTCCTGGTTCCGCAACCTCATCTACGTGGCGGACGAGGATAACGGCTACGCCAATATGTCCCTTCCAACCATCAGGGAAGCGATCCGTCGAGGCGATTCGACGCTCGCCAAACGCGAGATCACGGATCTCGCCGCGCGCTTCGACGAGGCGACACGCGCGCTCGGCGACGCTCGGCGAGCAATCAGCGCTGCGTCATCCAACGGCCAACAAGAACGCCGACCGCCACGCTGA
- a CDS encoding [Fe-Fe] hydrogenase large subunit C-terminal domain-containing protein gives MTFGALESGTSNNVRIPSIVILGADALLGALPATPIQLAHACMLAGYQTVVPASWGDELIAVASLRALRQHDRLPAIQCSCPHVAHRLLAVGADLRPFLVSLVAPPVALARYLRTMHAPRKLRITYVGRCPAAADEVIDARLTPEELLAIFADHQIAVEQQPDVFDSVIPPDRRRYRSQPGGLPTAEMLWSGDSNGTVGARSLVELFGDDLPVELAQHLLSGKPTLIDVAPKLGCVCSGAATAVDPMHARVRVAEIEPPRAAHAIVDESLVTETSLSLPVSPRSAIDLVSTSASIATTPTIDLVAPNDPSLVDESPLPSRTPRQEGESAQPTHASPGTRRYSPARGVARLTGAGLPTARDSDGRQLPRTYVARRRAPTRLGRAPTAELETPIASSTEASSNTRASAGSDEPQQSSPQSTAAVDTDIGTGGQTLAPVAGTPLEVLPRTVVAIGAEVVEVIAPRRAPAPAVDEGQDTSSRFAERAVALPVTRLSDARPREETPPHQAGERPVMQLLTRGLLISMIVLVSVAVGVLVGRWMTQR, from the coding sequence ATGACGTTCGGCGCGCTCGAAAGCGGAACATCGAACAATGTGCGCATTCCGTCGATTGTCATTCTCGGCGCGGATGCGCTTCTCGGCGCGCTTCCGGCGACGCCGATTCAGCTTGCGCACGCATGCATGCTTGCCGGATATCAGACCGTCGTACCAGCGAGTTGGGGAGACGAGCTCATCGCCGTCGCCTCGCTGCGCGCATTACGACAGCACGATCGGCTTCCCGCCATTCAGTGTAGTTGTCCGCACGTAGCGCATCGACTGCTCGCCGTCGGCGCTGATCTTCGTCCGTTTCTCGTCTCGCTGGTTGCGCCACCCGTCGCGCTTGCGCGTTATCTCCGCACGATGCACGCACCGCGCAAGCTACGCATCACGTACGTTGGCCGGTGTCCGGCGGCGGCGGATGAAGTCATCGATGCGCGTCTCACTCCGGAGGAGTTGCTCGCAATTTTCGCCGATCATCAGATCGCCGTCGAGCAACAGCCAGATGTCTTCGACTCGGTGATTCCTCCCGATCGGCGGCGCTATCGTTCGCAGCCTGGTGGCCTTCCAACGGCCGAAATGCTCTGGTCCGGTGATAGCAACGGGACAGTCGGCGCGCGCTCGTTGGTCGAGTTATTCGGCGATGATCTGCCGGTTGAACTGGCGCAGCATCTTCTCAGTGGCAAACCGACGCTCATCGACGTTGCGCCAAAACTCGGCTGCGTGTGCAGTGGTGCCGCTACGGCCGTCGATCCAATGCACGCGCGCGTGCGCGTCGCCGAGATCGAGCCGCCGCGCGCGGCGCACGCAATCGTCGACGAGAGCCTGGTTACGGAGACGTCGCTTTCGCTTCCGGTGAGCCCGCGCAGTGCCATCGACCTGGTCTCGACATCGGCGAGCATCGCGACCACGCCGACGATCGATCTCGTCGCGCCTAACGATCCGTCACTCGTTGACGAGAGTCCGCTGCCGTCGCGCACCCCTCGACAGGAGGGCGAGAGCGCACAACCGACGCATGCGTCGCCGGGCACGCGCCGATATTCGCCGGCGCGTGGTGTGGCGCGGTTGACCGGTGCCGGCCTTCCGACGGCGCGCGATTCCGATGGACGCCAGCTGCCTCGCACGTATGTCGCACGTCGCCGAGCGCCAACGCGGCTCGGACGAGCCCCCACGGCCGAGCTCGAAACTCCGATCGCCTCGAGTACGGAGGCGTCATCGAACACGCGGGCATCTGCAGGGTCGGACGAGCCGCAGCAATCCTCTCCTCAGTCAACGGCCGCCGTCGATACGGACATCGGCACCGGAGGACAGACGCTGGCACCGGTGGCAGGAACGCCCCTGGAGGTGCTGCCACGCACAGTCGTCGCGATTGGGGCTGAGGTCGTCGAGGTGATCGCACCGCGACGTGCGCCAGCGCCGGCCGTGGACGAGGGACAAGACACCAGCTCGCGCTTCGCCGAACGTGCCGTGGCACTCCCGGTGACGCGACTCTCCGATGCCCGACCGCGCGAAGAGACGCCTCCTCACCAGGCAGGAGAGCGACCCGTTATGCAACTTCTCACACGCGGTCTCTTGATCTCGATGATCGTCCTCGTCAGCGTGGCGGTCGGCGTTCTTGTTGGCCGTTGGATGACGCAGCGCTGA
- a CDS encoding Crp/Fnr family transcriptional regulator, protein MGETLTGGPARLSAQEREALGAYAARASWPAGFAIYQRGTAADGVFVVTRGRVVLRSRVRAGRGFVPWIATPGESFGSEGLAPNAKYATDARADDESETLFLSATRFRAFVREQPQHALVLVSQLMAERAALLDKLRELTTLSVEQRMVSTLLRMANNATFTREDGKIVLCTARYRLLCELVGATRESVSLVLSRLTGEGLVERKGSTLIIAPPTQLAERVDTSDSELLIATFADRAEQTFQ, encoded by the coding sequence GTGGGTGAGACGTTGACGGGGGGACCTGCGAGGCTGTCGGCGCAGGAACGCGAGGCACTTGGTGCGTACGCCGCGCGGGCATCATGGCCGGCGGGTTTCGCAATCTATCAGCGCGGTACTGCAGCCGACGGTGTATTTGTCGTCACGCGTGGACGTGTCGTTCTGCGCAGCCGTGTGCGAGCCGGACGTGGGTTCGTTCCTTGGATTGCGACGCCTGGCGAGTCGTTTGGCTCGGAAGGCTTGGCACCGAATGCGAAATACGCGACAGATGCGCGAGCCGATGACGAAAGCGAGACGCTATTCCTCAGCGCGACACGCTTCCGGGCGTTCGTGCGGGAACAGCCGCAACATGCGCTCGTACTCGTCTCGCAGCTTATGGCGGAGCGTGCGGCACTGCTCGACAAGCTTCGCGAGCTCACGACGCTAAGCGTCGAGCAGCGCATGGTGTCAACGCTGCTTCGCATGGCGAATAACGCGACGTTCACGCGCGAAGACGGTAAGATCGTCCTGTGCACGGCGCGTTATCGTCTGCTCTGCGAGCTGGTCGGAGCGACGCGCGAGTCAGTCTCACTCGTGTTGAGTCGGCTCACCGGCGAAGGTCTCGTCGAGCGCAAGGGAAGTACCTTGATCATCGCGCCGCCCACGCAGCTCGCCGAGCGCGTCGACACTTCCGATAGCGAATTGCTCATCGCCACCTTTGCCGATCGCGCGGAGCAGACTTTTCAATAA
- a CDS encoding alpha/beta fold hydrolase, with amino-acid sequence MLALVLSAVLISLVLAIASSRRAALRLRDETLKRLSVDTDGFIAGAQGFDLVRGADAPAVLLVHGGGDTPQTLRYLGEYLHDRGYHVRVPLLPGHGRTLREFSNAHADEWMRSVRSAHRELASEHTWVAVAGLSMGGALVAQLTAENHSIPAIVLLAPYLAMPARIELAARYSWLWGFAVPYVRALDPGAQRSIHDRVEAARSLAYGVFTPAALRALRVTVARAIRALPRVASPTLMVQSREDNRIPPNAAQSAFDRIGAVDKELVWVTGAGHVITVDYGRDHVFALVSDWLERHRSRIRRERRA; translated from the coding sequence ATGCTCGCACTGGTTCTGTCGGCAGTACTGATTTCGCTGGTACTCGCGATCGCGTCGTCACGACGCGCGGCGTTGCGGCTGCGTGACGAGACACTGAAGCGATTGTCGGTCGATACCGACGGCTTCATCGCTGGCGCGCAGGGCTTCGACCTGGTACGTGGGGCCGACGCTCCCGCGGTTCTGCTCGTCCATGGTGGGGGCGATACGCCGCAAACGCTTCGATACCTCGGCGAGTACCTTCACGACCGAGGCTACCATGTCCGGGTACCGCTCCTTCCTGGGCATGGTCGAACACTTCGCGAGTTCTCAAATGCTCATGCAGATGAGTGGATGAGATCAGTGCGAAGCGCGCATCGAGAGCTCGCAAGCGAGCACACCTGGGTTGCTGTCGCCGGACTATCCATGGGCGGCGCTCTCGTCGCACAGCTGACCGCGGAAAATCATTCGATACCGGCAATAGTCCTCTTGGCACCGTACCTCGCCATGCCGGCACGCATCGAATTGGCGGCCCGCTACTCGTGGTTGTGGGGCTTTGCCGTGCCGTACGTGCGTGCCCTCGATCCGGGAGCGCAGCGATCCATTCACGACCGGGTGGAAGCCGCGCGAAGCCTCGCCTACGGCGTTTTTACGCCAGCTGCCTTACGAGCGCTTCGCGTCACGGTCGCGCGAGCGATTCGGGCACTTCCGCGCGTCGCGTCGCCAACATTGATGGTGCAATCGCGCGAGGACAATCGAATTCCACCGAACGCAGCGCAGAGCGCCTTCGATCGAATCGGCGCGGTCGACAAGGAGCTCGTGTGGGTGACCGGAGCGGGACACGTGATCACCGTCGATTATGGCCGAGATCACGTCTTTGCGCTCGTCAGCGATTGGCTCGAGCGACACCGCTCCCGTATCAGGCGCGAGCGCCGAGCGTAG
- a CDS encoding SPFH domain-containing protein produces MTYGIIFVLVTALFALFLFTSSFKIVGQAEVMVIERLGRFHRLARSGFNILIPFIERPRAIDVRFLEADVGGQKRIAARTTTRIDLREQVLNFPSQSVITKDNVTIDIDAVLYYRVADPQKATYSIQNLPYALETLTRTTLRNIVGDIELDQTLASRDMINKRMRDVIEEAAVSWGVDVTRVELQAIEPPRDIQQSMELQMRAERERRAAVTNAEAGKRAAILESEGQREAQVRKAEGEKEAAILRAQGMAEARLALANAEAEAIRRVAESLPDGQAAMYLLGLKYFEALPKLAEGKGSTVFLPAEATGVMGAVGALREMLNKASPNAEISPVRKNSGPVSGSSATYPSTRPTVAVRASDAQVPLPEHPTER; encoded by the coding sequence ATGACCTACGGTATCATCTTCGTTCTCGTCACCGCACTGTTCGCACTTTTCCTCTTCACCAGCTCGTTCAAGATCGTCGGCCAGGCCGAGGTCATGGTAATCGAGCGGTTGGGTCGCTTTCACCGTCTCGCGCGCTCGGGCTTCAACATCCTCATCCCCTTCATCGAGCGTCCCAGGGCGATCGACGTTCGCTTCCTCGAGGCTGACGTCGGAGGCCAAAAGCGAATCGCGGCGCGTACGACAACGCGCATCGATCTACGGGAACAGGTACTCAACTTTCCCAGTCAGTCGGTCATCACCAAGGACAACGTCACGATCGACATCGACGCCGTGCTCTATTATCGGGTCGCTGATCCGCAAAAGGCGACATACTCCATCCAGAATCTCCCCTATGCGCTCGAAACGCTCACACGGACGACGCTTCGGAACATCGTCGGCGATATCGAGCTCGATCAGACGCTGGCAAGTCGTGACATGATCAACAAACGAATGCGCGACGTCATTGAGGAGGCCGCGGTCAGCTGGGGTGTCGACGTGACGCGCGTGGAGTTGCAGGCAATCGAGCCTCCTCGCGACATCCAGCAGTCGATGGAATTGCAGATGCGTGCCGAGCGAGAACGTCGCGCCGCGGTCACCAATGCCGAGGCGGGAAAGCGCGCTGCCATCCTCGAGTCCGAAGGTCAGCGAGAAGCGCAAGTCCGCAAGGCTGAGGGAGAGAAAGAAGCGGCGATCCTTCGCGCCCAGGGTATGGCAGAGGCTCGACTCGCGCTGGCCAATGCCGAAGCCGAAGCAATTCGGCGCGTTGCCGAATCACTTCCAGACGGCCAGGCCGCGATGTACCTGCTCGGTCTCAAGTACTTCGAGGCACTGCCGAAATTGGCGGAAGGAAAAGGGTCGACCGTTTTCCTACCTGCAGAAGCGACCGGCGTGATGGGTGCAGTCGGTGCACTTCGAGAAATGCTAAACAAGGCGTCGCCAAACGCCGAGATCTCGCCGGTTCGCAAGAACTCGGGACCGGTGTCGGGGTCGTCGGCGACATACCCATCGACACGGCCCACCGTTGCCGTACGCGCGAGCGACGCCCAGGTGCCGCTGCCTGAACATCCGACGGAGCGATAG
- a CDS encoding cold shock domain-containing protein, whose protein sequence is MARLQGTVKWFNDAKGYGFISREGGPDVFVHFSAIQGSGFKSLAEGDHVEFEIVQGQKGPQAADVTKA, encoded by the coding sequence ATGGCACGACTCCAGGGTACGGTGAAGTGGTTCAACGACGCCAAAGGCTACGGCTTCATCTCGAGAGAGGGAGGGCCCGATGTCTTTGTCCACTTCAGCGCCATTCAGGGAAGCGGCTTCAAGTCGCTCGCCGAAGGCGATCACGTCGAGTTCGAGATTGTCCAAGGGCAGAAGGGTCCGCAGGCGGCTGACGTCACGAAGGCTTAG
- the ligD gene encoding DNA ligase D: protein MRRRFTAATLEPMYATIGTDVPPNGEWSFEPKYDGMRALAFVSPTRVQLMTRNGKDKSAQFPEVTRALGKLGRQLARRVVLDGEVVALERNRPGHFQSLQGRFHLKSAADIAHAARVSPAAIFLFDILADDREALVDVPLTERRAWLERVLRRAPAGVRISESSPNGTRMLTRAQRGRWEGVIAKRSASLYVPGARSRDWLKLKLQHRAEFVIAGFTEPRRTRPFLGAILLGYFDASDHLRYVGHTGGGFDRESLRDLRKRLERIEQDESPFTVTPRSNERVHWVKPRVVVEVKFAEWTSDQRLRQPIFLGIRDDKNARDVHLERDSIQRLAGRSTRKEARGRKSTSRVVRRAAPRQARATAKRAAKRRSKPSALVAQIEQLQRAGGEGALKLAARKTLHVSSLDKVFFEDSGVTKGDLMRYYALVAPVLLPLLEDRPLILKRYPNGIGGSSFFQQNAGENPPGVRVADVAAEDGKRAKRIIGGDLLTLLHTVQLGTIAVHPWQSRLPMIEFADYSTIDLDPGKGVPFARVVELAERIRDELEKLELKSAVKTSGSRGLHIVLPLPTRTSYARSAALADAVAARVAANNPTLATLERSLQRRPKGTIYVDAKQNARGKSVASAYSVRERPGAPVSAPLRWNDLNRNLRIEDFTIATMPDRLDAEGDLWGEALKRRNTARAIDRALKSES from the coding sequence ATGCGACGCCGGTTCACCGCTGCCACCCTCGAACCGATGTACGCGACCATCGGCACGGACGTGCCGCCTAACGGCGAGTGGAGCTTCGAGCCGAAGTACGACGGCATGCGCGCGCTGGCGTTCGTCAGTCCCACTCGCGTGCAGTTGATGACACGCAACGGCAAAGACAAGTCGGCGCAGTTTCCCGAAGTCACCAGGGCGTTGGGGAAGCTCGGCCGGCAGCTCGCGCGAAGGGTGGTTCTCGACGGAGAGGTCGTGGCGTTGGAGCGGAATCGGCCGGGGCACTTTCAGTCGCTGCAGGGCCGGTTTCATCTCAAGAGCGCCGCCGATATCGCGCACGCGGCCCGAGTCTCGCCGGCCGCGATCTTCCTGTTCGACATTCTCGCCGATGATCGCGAGGCGCTGGTCGACGTGCCGCTGACTGAACGGCGCGCCTGGCTCGAGCGGGTCCTGCGACGCGCCCCGGCTGGCGTGCGGATCAGCGAATCGTCGCCTAACGGCACTCGCATGCTGACGCGTGCGCAACGGGGACGCTGGGAAGGCGTGATCGCGAAGCGAAGTGCGTCGCTCTACGTCCCCGGCGCACGGTCGCGCGATTGGCTGAAGCTCAAGCTCCAGCATCGCGCCGAATTTGTCATCGCGGGCTTCACCGAACCGCGTCGCACCCGTCCCTTCCTCGGCGCGATCTTGTTAGGCTACTTCGACGCCAGCGATCATCTCCGTTACGTGGGTCACACCGGCGGAGGATTCGATCGCGAGAGCCTGCGCGATTTGCGAAAGCGGCTGGAACGAATCGAGCAGGACGAATCGCCATTTACCGTGACGCCACGCTCGAACGAGCGCGTGCACTGGGTGAAGCCAAGGGTGGTGGTGGAAGTGAAATTCGCCGAATGGACGTCCGATCAGCGCCTTCGCCAGCCGATCTTCCTCGGGATACGCGACGACAAGAACGCGCGAGACGTCCACCTGGAGCGGGACAGCATTCAGCGACTCGCCGGTCGCTCCACCCGCAAAGAGGCACGAGGCCGAAAGTCCACGAGTCGTGTCGTTCGGCGAGCAGCGCCGCGACAGGCCCGCGCCACCGCCAAGCGCGCTGCGAAGCGGCGGAGCAAACCTTCCGCGCTGGTCGCTCAGATCGAGCAACTGCAGCGCGCAGGTGGCGAGGGCGCCTTGAAGCTCGCGGCGCGCAAAACGCTGCATGTCTCCAGCCTCGACAAGGTCTTCTTCGAAGATTCCGGAGTCACAAAGGGAGACCTCATGCGCTATTACGCGTTGGTGGCTCCAGTACTCCTTCCGCTTCTAGAAGACCGTCCTTTGATACTGAAGCGTTACCCTAACGGGATTGGGGGCTCGTCGTTCTTCCAGCAGAATGCAGGTGAGAACCCGCCGGGTGTTCGTGTCGCCGACGTTGCGGCCGAGGATGGTAAACGGGCCAAGCGAATCATCGGCGGCGATCTACTCACGCTTCTCCATACGGTACAGCTCGGAACGATCGCCGTGCATCCCTGGCAGTCGCGCTTGCCTATGATCGAATTCGCTGACTACAGTACGATTGATCTCGATCCGGGCAAAGGCGTTCCGTTCGCGCGCGTCGTAGAGCTCGCGGAACGAATTCGAGACGAGCTCGAGAAACTGGAATTGAAGAGCGCCGTGAAGACATCCGGTTCCCGGGGGCTGCATATCGTGCTGCCCTTGCCCACGCGGACCAGTTACGCGCGCTCCGCGGCGCTCGCCGACGCGGTCGCGGCGAGAGTGGCGGCGAACAATCCGACCCTCGCGACGTTGGAGCGGAGTCTGCAGCGTCGGCCGAAGGGAACGATTTATGTAGATGCTAAACAGAACGCACGGGGAAAAAGCGTTGCCAGTGCGTACTCTGTGCGCGAGCGTCCGGGGGCGCCGGTGTCGGCGCCGCTTCGATGGAACGATCTGAACCGAAACCTGCGCATTGAAGACTTCACCATTGCCACGATGCCGGATCGCCTCGATGCGGAAGGCGACCTGTGGGGTGAAGCACTCAAACGTCGCAACACGGCACGGGCGATCGATCGCGCGCTGAAGAGCGAAAGCTGA